ATTACACCTGAAAAAATGAGGATGATCATCAGGGTAGTTTTAACTTTAGGTGACTTAAATTTTTGATTTATTTTGATTCCGCCAAGGTTTTTGTAACTCAACTTCTTCCAGACATATTCAAAAGGTCCCTGGTTAAACCTTCTTAACCATAGAGAACTGATCCATGATTGTAATCCAAAAAAGACAAGAGCGATTAAATAGGTTTCCCCGGTGGTTATGTTTTCGTAAAGATTCAATCCGGGCAGGCAATGGAAAAATACGACAAGGTAAAATACGGACTGCATCAGGTAGTTTGTAAGGGCCGTCTTACCCACAGGATTAAAAATACCAAGTTTTTTCTTAAATACCTTTGATCTGTATGCTCTCAGGAAAATTGAAATATAGGCCATACTCTGAAGCAGCATGCCTGCAACGATCACAAAGGGAACCCATAAAAGAGGAATGTCCAGCTCAAGATTACCACTAAAAATTAAATGTAAAACATAACTTGATGCGATCCCAATGGTCAATCCGAGAATGATCAACCAATTTGTTAGTTTTTTAAACTTTTCAGGCAACAGGAAAAATCCTGTTCTCCCAAGAAGCATCCCGATCAGCATATTACCAAAGGTAAATGAGAGTGTCAGTGGCATATCACTCAAAAAATTAGTCCATGGGGCGGTGATCCAGTTTATCTCTAAATAACGAAACCACGATTGTGTTAAAGGTTGCTCTGCAGCAATTGCAAAATCATAATTATAGGAGGCCCAGCCCAAGGCGGAATTTCCAATAAAAATGACTCCGGTAAGAATTACATTAAAGAATACGGCGAGAATGAACAACCATTTGTTCGACAATTTTCTGATAGCCAGAAGAAATAAACCTCCCACCGCATATGACATTATTATGTCTCCATTCCAAAACACAAAGCAATGTATGGATCCAATAATGAAAAGAAGTATCATTCTTTTGATAAAATAAGGGAGGAACCCAATTTTTTTCTCTTCTGCTCTTGTCATCTGAATGTAAAATCCAAAACCGAAAAGCATCGAAAATATACTGATGAACTTTTTATCTATTAAGAGGTGGTGTAAAAAATTAAGGGCAGGATCAAATACGGTCTGAACTGATTCTGCGTTGCTAAAAGGAACATTCGCAATTAGAACCCCCAAAAGGGCAAATCCACGAAGTGCATCAACAACTTCAATTCTGTTTTTTTTAGTAGAGGCTTTAAATTCCATGATATTAGATTTAATTGTTATTTTAATTCATATATACCATAGACTCAAAATTATTTCAGTATGTCAGTTTTAGAAGGGACATGTTGTCTCTAAATCAGTATTCAGGACAATTTTACGATCAAAATACATGATTCAGGACAATGGAAAGTCAGGATCTTCGGTAATGGCCCGGAGAAAATCCTGTTTTTTTCTTGAAGGCGGAATACATTGCAGAACGTGATTTAAAACCAGAATCCTCTCCAATACCTTCGATTGAAAAGTTAATTTTATCAGGGTCCTCCAGCATTTTCAAGGCAGCATCTACCCTGTAATTATTGACCCATTCATTAAAATTTATTCCTATTTCTTTATTAATGCAATTGGATAGGGCACGTGAAGAGATTCCCATCTCCTTGGAAAGATCATAAAGTGTAAGGTCCTGATTGAGATAGTACTTGTTCCGGTTCATTTCCTCCTCGAGAGCTTTGCGCATTGATTTAAGGTCCTTATTATCCTCAGGTTCATTCTTCTCCACGGAAGGTTCCTTATCGATGATCAGTTGAGGGGCTCCGTCAAATAAATTCTTTTGTTGGAAGGCTATAAAACTGACAAAATAGATGAATAGAATGATGAATGCCCAGGTCCAGAGAACAAATATCGACATCCCTGAACCACCCAAAGCAATTCTAAGTAATTCGAGTCCCCACATTACTATTATTGGAGTCACGCTAAAAATAAATTGCCACAGCCATCTGATTTCCAGCATCCCAAGGTCCGAATATTGATTTTTTATCTCGTCTTTATAATGCAAAACCTCAACAACAGCGATCACAAAAACGACGACCGTAAGAAAAAAGGCATAATATTGATTCGTCATAAAAATGGTGGAAATGGCGTTCCAGGAAAAATAGTCATGCAAGGAATTTCCGTTGACGATAAATATCATGAAATTGATGACCGTCAAAAATGAAATCAATATGGCAAGAATATAATGAAACATCAAAAACCGACTGTATTTTTTGGTAGTATCAATTTTTTCAAGCACATAATGCAGGAACAATACGGGGAAAAATAGTTTGACTTCCGGTAAATCAAAATATTGTCCTATGCTATAATCTCCTATATAACTAAAAGGAATCCACATACTAAGCGCTTCCATAACAAAACATAATAGAAAAAAGCCCAGCAACCTATTTGCCAGACTCCGGTGCCGTTTTGAAAAGATGTATTGCAAACCAAGTAACAGACCTTGTAAAATGGCTGCCCAGACAATGGTATTAATTACAGATTCCATGGTTCAAGTATAGAAGATGATAATTGGCAGATAGAACCATTTTAATGTATTAACGAATAATATACGCGTTAACACTTTCATAGTTCCTGACCACAAAGTTAAAGACTACCTGAATGATCTCACCCATATTTTTGCACTCCTTAAAATCTTTGTCATGTGTATAATCAACAAGCTCTTTTTTAAGCATTTCAACATTTTCAGGAGTAGAAATCTGATCATTCTTCATGCATTCCATTAATCTTCGGATTCTGTTTCCGGTAGCTTTCAATCTTTTTGCCAAGGCCGAACGCTCTTCTTTTTTGTACTGTTCCACAGATTCCTTTCCAAGGTTCTGTTCCACCATTTTAACAAAGGCAAAATTATCTTTAAAGAACTGAGGACGGTAAACTTTCAATTTGCCCTCAAAGCTTTGCTGGTCAAAATCCATGGCCCTGATCCGGTATTGTACCTGGTCAAAATCATAGGTTGGAACAATCACGTAATTATAAGCTCTCATATCCCCAAGTAATCGCAGGGTTGATCGTTCATTGAATTTAACAAACTCCTTAGATAATCTTTGCTTCTCAGCCTTTGAAATGGAATCAAGGCTTTCTTCGATAAACATGTCTCCGGGAATTCCCAAAACATGCTCTTCTATCAGTGTATCCTTGTAAATTAAAAAGTTTAAATGATTCGGTGACAGGAGATGCTCAAACTCAAGTCCGTAAACCCTGGAGGCATCTGCTTTTTTCACGTAAATATACGTGTAGTTATCATTTAATATGTTCCTCACCTTAACTCTGAACGGCTTGGAATTACCAAAAGTACAATAGTCTATTTCATCGATCATCAGGTTCTCCAAAATCTCCTCACTTCCGTCACCATGCAAAATGTTATACATACGCTTGAGACTTAAATCGATTTCCTTCTGTTCAAATTCCGGGTAATACACCCTGATCCATAAAGTATCCTTATCGTATTTATCATAAACATTGACTGAGCCTGAAAATCGAAGCAGATCGTCGTAAAAAATCGGAATCTTAATACTTCTGTTATAGGTACTCAGGTAATTGTACAATTCCTCATTAATTGGAAAAGTAGGCTTTTTCTTCGAAATTAATTTCTCATTCATCTTCCCTGATTAAATACATCTGACATCGACGAATTTAAGAAACTTTAGGCGCAGAACCTAACATTTGAGCCTCAAGCTGTATTTTTCAGTAACATTTTGAGGGATGGCTCGTCTAATTAATGTCATCCAAAATAACAGCGCTTGGAAACTATCTTATCACTAAACAAACTTCATAAGAAATTTGGTCGTATTCATGCGGTCAATGATCTCTCCTTTGATATTCAAAAAGGCAACGTATACGGAATACTGGGCCCAAACGGAAGTGGAAAGTCTACTACATTGGGAATCATCCTGAATGTTGTAAACAAAACCTCAGGCAGTTTTAGCTGGTTCGATGGAAATATGTCGACCCATGATGCACTAAAAAAAGTGGGGGCTATCATTGAGCGACCCAATTTTTACCCCTACATGACAGCAACTCAAAACCTCCAATTGGTTTGTAAAATCAAAGGAGTACCCTTTGATAAGATTGATGAAAAATTAAAAGAGGTAAATTTATACGAGAGACGAAACAGCAAGTTTAAAACTTTTTCTCTTGGGATGAAACAAAGACTTGCAATTGCTTCAGCCCTGTTGAACGACCCGGAAATACTGATCCTGGATGAACCAACGAATGGCCTTGACCCTCAGGGAATTCATGAGATCCGAAGCATTATCAAGACAATTGCCGCAAATGGCACAACAATACTTCTTGCTTCACACCTTCTTGATGAAGTGGAAAAGGTGTGTACTCATGTAGTCGTGATAAGAAATGGAATTAAATTATATTCAGGACGTGTTGATGAAATGACCTCGTCTTTTGGTGTTATTGAGCTTGGGGCTTATGGATCTGAAAAGGCTATTATCCAAGTTTTAAAAGATTATGAGGGAATAGAAAATATAAGCCAGGAGGATGGTAAGATTTTTCTTAAACTAAGCAAAGAAATTTCAAGCGGAGAAATCAACCAGTATTTAATGAAAAACAAGATTGTTCTCTCTCATCTGATCAAAAGAAAACCAACTTTAGAACAACAATTCCTAACCATTACTAATAACCACTGATCGGGATAAAGGATCAACCACCATGTTAAGATTATTAAGTATAGAAATTCATAAATTAAAAAACAGCAGGGCAAGTAAGATACTTATCATTGTGTATTTTGCTCTTCTTACTTCCATAGCCCTCATTGCTGCGATAAAATTTGATATAGGCCCCATTCAATTTCACCTGGCGGAACAAGGAATTTTTAATTTCCCTTACATCTGGCACTTTAACACGTTTATCGCGGCCTTCTTTAAATTCTTCCTGTTGTTGGTTATCGTATCCATGATGGCGAATGAATACAGCAACAAAACCCTTAAGCAAAATTTGATTGATGGGTTGAGCAAAAAAGAATTCGTTTTAAGCAAGTTTTATACCGTTGTATTGTTTGCTTTGGTTTCGACTATTTTTGTTTTTGGTGTTTCCATGGTACTCGGCTTGATCTACTCTGATTACAACGAAATTTCGATTATTTTTTCTGACCTGGAGTATCTTATTGCCTTTTTTGTAAAACTGACCGGTTTCTTCTCTTTTGGTTTATTTTTGGGGGTTTTGATCAAACGATCTGCTTTTGCCGTCGGTGCCATGCTGGTTTGGTTTTTTGCGGAAACCATTGGCTATAATATCTTTAAATGGAATCTGTTTAAAGGAACGGATGTGGCCGATTATGTTTTTCAATTTGCTCCCTTAAAAGCCATGTGGAACTTGATCGATGAACCATTCTCTCGATTAAATGCTGTTAAAACTTTGGCCAATCAAATAGGTGAGGATATCAGTTCTGATTTCGGAATACATCTGTACGAGATCGCTATTGTGATTGGTTGGACAGCAATTTTCATTTACGGATCTTATTATCTGTTAAAAATTAGAGATCTGTAATTAGTGAATTGAATACCCTATTTTTGCAGAATGGAATTTAAGATAGTTTCAGATTTCAAACCCACGGGAGACCAGCCCAACGCGATAAATGAGCTCGTAAAAGGTATTCAGGATAATGAAAAATATCAGGTTCTGCTTGGTGTAACCGGATCGGGAAAAACCTTTACTGCCGCCAACGTCATTGAACGCGTACAAAAACCAACTCTGGTTTTGGCTCATAATAAAACGCTGGCTGGTCAGTTGTATTCTGAATTCAAGCAGTTTTTCCCAAATAATGCGGTGGAATATTTTGTGTCCTATTACGATTATTACCAGCCCGAAGCTTTTATTCCTACCACCGGACTTTATATAGAAAAAGATCTTTCCATCAACGATGAAATTGAAAGGATGAGACTGAGTACAACCTCAGCCCTTTTATCAGGAAGAAGAGATGTTTTGGTGGTTGCTTCAGTAAGTTGTTTGTATGGTATTGGTAATCCGGTTGAATTCAAAAAAAACGTAATTGAAATTGAAACAGGACAAACTATTGCGAGAACTCGTTTTTTACATCAGCTGGTGACCAGTTTGTATTCAAGGACAGAAGAAGAAGTCAAAAGCGGAACCTTTAAGGTAAAGGGGGACACGATTACGATCTATCCATCATACGGAGAATATGGATTCAGGGTTCATTTTTTTGGGGATGAAATAGAAGAAATTGAAAGTTTTAATCTCATCAGCGGTGAAATCATTGATGAATTTGAAAAATTAAATATTTACCCTGCAAATCTGTTTGTAACTTCTCCGGACGTTTTACAAAATGCGATTCACGAAATACAAGATGATCTGATGAAGCAAGTCGCGTTCTTTCAGGATTCAGGTCGATCCCTGGAGGCCAAAAGGTTAAAAGAAAGGACCGAGTTTGATCTGGAAATGATCAGAGAGCTCGGTTATTGTAGTGGTATCGAAAATTACTCAAGATATTTAGACGGTAGACCTGCCGGGACAAGGCCCTTTTGCCTGCTTGATTATTTTCCGAATGATTATCTGATGCTGGTGGATGAGAGTCATGTGACCATTCCACAGGTCCATGCCATGTACGGAGGTGACAGGTCCAGAAAAGAAAATTTAGTTGAATACGGATTCAGGCTTCCGGCAGCCATGGATAACCGACCTCTTAAATTTGAAGAGTTCGAGGCCATCCAAAATCAGGTTATTTATATCAGTGCCACCCCGGCTGATTATGAATTACAGCATTCAGAAGGGGTATTTGTGGAACAGGTGATTCGTCCTACAGGTTTGTTGGATCCCGAAATTGATGTCCGCCCCAGTAAGAATCAAATTGATGACCTTATAGAAGAGATACAGCAGCGCATTGAAAATGACGAAAGGATCCTGGTAACAACCCTGACCAAAAGAATGGCGGAAGAACTTACAAAATATTTATCTCGTATTCAGATTCGATGTCGCTACATACATTCAGATGTTGACACCCTCGAAAGAATTGAAATCATGACCGATCTGCGAAAGGGCCTTTTTGACGTGCTAATCGGGGTAAATTTGTTGCGAGAAGGTCTCGACCTTCCTGAAGTATCACTGGTTGCCATTCTTGACGCCGATAAGGAAGGGTTTTTAAGAAGTCATCGCTCACTTACCCAGACCGTAGGAAGAGCCGCGAGAAATGTCAATGGTAAAGCCATCATGTATGCCGATAAAATTACCCGAAGCATGCAACTAACCATTGATGAAACCAAAAGAAGGCGGGAAAAACAGTCTCTGTACAACAGGGAAAATGGCATTTCTCCTCAGCAGATAAAAAAGAATATTGACGATTCGCTAACTAAAAATCAATTGGCCACTTACCAATATGAGGAAGCCAATCAGAAAATTTCTGAAAATGAATTACAGTACCTGAGCAAAAGTGAAATCGAGAAGCGAATCAGAGAACGGCGAAAAGAAATGGAAAAGGCAGCAAAAGCGCTTGATTTTCTTATTGCGGCACAAATAAGAGATGAAATCAAGGAATTACAGCTCCATCTAAAATAAGTTATTACACCCGTCAGTCGGTCAATTCCATGGATTTATTTCAAAAGAATTAATTTTAACTATCTTGCACTATTATTCCAAGAAATCAAACTGCTTTGAAAAATAAACTATTCATCATATTGTTGAGTTTTTTTTTCTCCTTTTCCTATGGACAAAAGGAGACAAATAACTGGTTTTTCGGAGAATATGGAGGCCTGAATTTCAGTACTAAAACACCAACCGCCCAGGAAGGGTCTTTGGCAACACTGGAAGGATGTGCCGCTATTTCGAATGATCAGGGAGCGCTTCTGTTCTATACGGATGGAAGTACCATCTGGAACCGGAATCATGAAGCGATGCCAAACGGTACTGATCTTTTCGGAGGAAGTTCAAGTACTCAATCGGCTATCATAGTTCCTAAACCCGGAGATAAAAATATCTACTATGTTTTTACGGTTGACAGTCCAGAAAGAAAACTTTCAAACATCGTACCGAAAGGGTTGAATTATTCAATAGTGGATATGAATCTTGACAATGGTCAAGGAGATGTAATTCAAGAATCAAAGAATCTGCATTTGATCACGTATAATGAAAATGATACTGAACAAAGTTTCTGGAAGTGCACGGAAAAAATTTCGGCAACAATTCATGATAACGGCAACTCATTTTGGGTTCTTACATTTTTTGTGGACACGTTTTACGCCTTTGAAATAGATGAGAACGGGATAAATGAGTCTGCTGTTCAATCGAGAGTTAATGATGTAATTCCAATTGTTGATTGGGAAGACGAAACTCAGTCCATTCGAACAAACGGTTCAGCACCTGGATATTTAAAATTATCTCCGAACGGAAAAAAAGTAGCCATAGCCCACAGTGCGACCGCGAGAAACAGGACATCGGGTAAAGCATTCATTTATGATTTTGACAATACCACAGGTACAGTTTCTCAAAATGGTCAGCAATTGATCAGCGGGAGCTATCCGTACGGAGTGGAATTTTCCCCAAAATCAAGAAAATTATATATAACTACAAGTACCTATGAAACGAACAGAGGAGTTGTTCAGTTTGCAGGGAGTAAGCTCTATCAGTTTAATGTGGAAAGCCCGAATGTTGCTTCTACAAGAGTTGAAATCAGCAGTTCCGGAACTTTACTGGCAGGAGGCCTGCAACTTGCCTTAAACGGCAGGATCTACAGGGCTAAAAGACTTGTTGGATCTTTTACAGGAGAATCGAGTCTTGCCGTAATTGAAAGGCCTGAGTTAGAAGGAAAAGATGTCCTCTATAAAAGTATTGGAGTTAATTTATTGCCTGGAACTTATTCTAACTATGGATTGCCCCCCTTTATATCATCGGCCTTTATTTTAACCTTTGATTTTGAGTTTCTTTGTTTTGGTGATGAAACCCATTTTTATATTACTTCAGAGGATCCTTATGATACACTGGTCTGGGATTTCGGAGATGGAACAACCAGTACCCTTGAGGAACCATACCATCGTTATAAGGAACCTGGTGAGTACACGGTTACCCTCACAACTAAATTCAACGGATTTACAAACAAGCCGTTAAAAAAGAAAATTGAAATTGTAGGTGTTCCGGAGGTTGTAGATAAACCTTATGATTTTATAGAGTGTGATGTCGATGAAAACTCAGAAGATGGTATCACAACTTTTAATTTACAACTTGCCAATGACCCAATTACCTTAGGCAGAGGAAATGAAGTTGATGTATTTTATTATAAGGACTTAGAGCTCTTGAATTCAGATACGTTAAACATAAAGGCACTACCGAATTTTTATACGAATACGGTTTATGGCGAGCCTTTATTTGCAAAAGTTTACAAAGCAGGTTCGGATTGTTACACCACAGCCGAACTTGTACTGAAAGCAAATAAATCGATCGAATTTGAACAGGAAAAGCTCTATGGCTGTAATCTGGGGGATGGAACAGCAGAATATGACCTTGGCTCATTAAAAGCAGGAATTATAAATGATTTAGGTTTACTCCCCTCAACAGTTGTAAGCTTTCATGATAATTTGGAAAATGCCTCTCTCGGTTACGACGCTTTTGAAGACATACATATTGGCCCCCCACTCATGGCCTATATACGAATAGAAAATGAAAATATATGTTATGGGATAGGTCAGATTGAGTTGGATATGCCGGTGCTTCCTGACATTAAGCTTGACGAGGAATTCGACGTTTGTTCGGATGATTTCCCTTTGATTATAGATGGAGGAGTTGCTCTATCAGAACGACAGAATTATACCTATGAATGGTTAAGCGGAGAAAATACGTATGAGCTTGAAGCCCGGAATGAGGGAGAATATTATCTAACGATCACCGATAAACTTACACTTTGCAGCACGGTTAAAAGCATAAAATTGAATACAGTTGATACTCCGATCGTCAAAAGAGTTGAATTAGAGGAAAGTTTGGGTACACACAGTGCTACGGTGGTCCTTGAAAGAGAAGGAGACTTCGAATTTGCTTTGGAAAACCCATTTGGCCCTTACCAGAAGAATCCAAGATTTGA
This DNA window, taken from Lutimonas zeaxanthinifaciens, encodes the following:
- a CDS encoding DUF418 domain-containing protein — protein: MEFKASTKKNRIEVVDALRGFALLGVLIANVPFSNAESVQTVFDPALNFLHHLLIDKKFISIFSMLFGFGFYIQMTRAEEKKIGFLPYFIKRMILLFIIGSIHCFVFWNGDIIMSYAVGGLFLLAIRKLSNKWLFILAVFFNVILTGVIFIGNSALGWASYNYDFAIAAEQPLTQSWFRYLEINWITAPWTNFLSDMPLTLSFTFGNMLIGMLLGRTGFFLLPEKFKKLTNWLIILGLTIGIASSYVLHLIFSGNLELDIPLLWVPFVIVAGMLLQSMAYISIFLRAYRSKVFKKKLGIFNPVGKTALTNYLMQSVFYLVVFFHCLPGLNLYENITTGETYLIALVFFGLQSWISSLWLRRFNQGPFEYVWKKLSYKNLGGIKINQKFKSPKVKTTLMIILIFSGVIYGNAQNRTASKVMFQSGEESIEGILVRPNSNNNTPAVVFQQGSGPHAFDGYEMKAWGPHKYYIEDVLLELGYAVLYCNKRGLGNSSGNWRQNDFYGRAADAYAGVQYLRTLSFIDGSRIGMAGHSQGGWISQIVASQHPDIAFVICLAGPTTGVQDQVDDNDRSRFICEGYSGEKLENKIEKRKKSLIKSANLGKKSGLIGSARHWYLISDYDNEKELKNLTCPTLFLFGEFDINVDPEININHLKKVYNNQVPKNITYKTMPRGNHGFYQVENKCVDWDTASKNDFDPEFQNEIRKWLSSL
- a CDS encoding helix-turn-helix domain-containing protein → MESVINTIVWAAILQGLLLGLQYIFSKRHRSLANRLLGFFLLCFVMEALSMWIPFSYIGDYSIGQYFDLPEVKLFFPVLFLHYVLEKIDTTKKYSRFLMFHYILAILISFLTVINFMIFIVNGNSLHDYFSWNAISTIFMTNQYYAFFLTVVVFVIAVVEVLHYKDEIKNQYSDLGMLEIRWLWQFIFSVTPIIVMWGLELLRIALGGSGMSIFVLWTWAFIILFIYFVSFIAFQQKNLFDGAPQLIIDKEPSVEKNEPEDNKDLKSMRKALEEEMNRNKYYLNQDLTLYDLSKEMGISSRALSNCINKEIGINFNEWVNNYRVDAALKMLEDPDKINFSIEGIGEDSGFKSRSAMYSAFKKKTGFSPGHYRRS
- a CDS encoding ABC transporter ATP-binding protein, with amino-acid sequence METILSLNKLHKKFGRIHAVNDLSFDIQKGNVYGILGPNGSGKSTTLGIILNVVNKTSGSFSWFDGNMSTHDALKKVGAIIERPNFYPYMTATQNLQLVCKIKGVPFDKIDEKLKEVNLYERRNSKFKTFSLGMKQRLAIASALLNDPEILILDEPTNGLDPQGIHEIRSIIKTIAANGTTILLASHLLDEVEKVCTHVVVIRNGIKLYSGRVDEMTSSFGVIELGAYGSEKAIIQVLKDYEGIENISQEDGKIFLKLSKEISSGEINQYLMKNKIVLSHLIKRKPTLEQQFLTITNNH
- a CDS encoding ABC transporter permease, with translation MLRLLSIEIHKLKNSRASKILIIVYFALLTSIALIAAIKFDIGPIQFHLAEQGIFNFPYIWHFNTFIAAFFKFFLLLVIVSMMANEYSNKTLKQNLIDGLSKKEFVLSKFYTVVLFALVSTIFVFGVSMVLGLIYSDYNEISIIFSDLEYLIAFFVKLTGFFSFGLFLGVLIKRSAFAVGAMLVWFFAETIGYNIFKWNLFKGTDVADYVFQFAPLKAMWNLIDEPFSRLNAVKTLANQIGEDISSDFGIHLYEIAIVIGWTAIFIYGSYYLLKIRDL
- the uvrB gene encoding excinuclease ABC subunit UvrB — protein: MEFKIVSDFKPTGDQPNAINELVKGIQDNEKYQVLLGVTGSGKTFTAANVIERVQKPTLVLAHNKTLAGQLYSEFKQFFPNNAVEYFVSYYDYYQPEAFIPTTGLYIEKDLSINDEIERMRLSTTSALLSGRRDVLVVASVSCLYGIGNPVEFKKNVIEIETGQTIARTRFLHQLVTSLYSRTEEEVKSGTFKVKGDTITIYPSYGEYGFRVHFFGDEIEEIESFNLISGEIIDEFEKLNIYPANLFVTSPDVLQNAIHEIQDDLMKQVAFFQDSGRSLEAKRLKERTEFDLEMIRELGYCSGIENYSRYLDGRPAGTRPFCLLDYFPNDYLMLVDESHVTIPQVHAMYGGDRSRKENLVEYGFRLPAAMDNRPLKFEEFEAIQNQVIYISATPADYELQHSEGVFVEQVIRPTGLLDPEIDVRPSKNQIDDLIEEIQQRIENDERILVTTLTKRMAEELTKYLSRIQIRCRYIHSDVDTLERIEIMTDLRKGLFDVLIGVNLLREGLDLPEVSLVAILDADKEGFLRSHRSLTQTVGRAARNVNGKAIMYADKITRSMQLTIDETKRRREKQSLYNRENGISPQQIKKNIDDSLTKNQLATYQYEEANQKISENELQYLSKSEIEKRIRERRKEMEKAAKALDFLIAAQIRDEIKELQLHLK
- a CDS encoding T9SS type B sorting domain-containing protein codes for the protein MKNKLFIILLSFFFSFSYGQKETNNWFFGEYGGLNFSTKTPTAQEGSLATLEGCAAISNDQGALLFYTDGSTIWNRNHEAMPNGTDLFGGSSSTQSAIIVPKPGDKNIYYVFTVDSPERKLSNIVPKGLNYSIVDMNLDNGQGDVIQESKNLHLITYNENDTEQSFWKCTEKISATIHDNGNSFWVLTFFVDTFYAFEIDENGINESAVQSRVNDVIPIVDWEDETQSIRTNGSAPGYLKLSPNGKKVAIAHSATARNRTSGKAFIYDFDNTTGTVSQNGQQLISGSYPYGVEFSPKSRKLYITTSTYETNRGVVQFAGSKLYQFNVESPNVASTRVEISSSGTLLAGGLQLALNGRIYRAKRLVGSFTGESSLAVIERPELEGKDVLYKSIGVNLLPGTYSNYGLPPFISSAFILTFDFEFLCFGDETHFYITSEDPYDTLVWDFGDGTTSTLEEPYHRYKEPGEYTVTLTTKFNGFTNKPLKKKIEIVGVPEVVDKPYDFIECDVDENSEDGITTFNLQLANDPITLGRGNEVDVFYYKDLELLNSDTLNIKALPNFYTNTVYGEPLFAKVYKAGSDCYTTAELVLKANKSIEFEQEKLYGCNLGDGTAEYDLGSLKAGIINDLGLLPSTVVSFHDNLENASLGYDAFEDIHIGPPLMAYIRIENENICYGIGQIELDMPVLPDIKLDEEFDVCSDDFPLIIDGGVALSERQNYTYEWLSGENTYELEARNEGEYYLTITDKLTLCSTVKSIKLNTVDTPIVKRVELEESLGTHSATVVLEREGDFEFALENPFGPYQKNPRFDNLPPDSYSVFVRDLNSCNLVEKKFFVFGFPKYFTPNSDGQTDVWEVKGLDPVDFEYSDIQIFNRFGKLLASIPPNGHWDGTYNGKMLPSDDYWFTITVTDPDNISTTYTKHFSLLRNE